A stretch of the Pirellulales bacterium genome encodes the following:
- a CDS encoding DinB family protein translates to MLELYKQTVLGQFEAALAMLKQCIAACPSEHWESKIANNTFRYVAYHTLFFADYYLSPGEQAFQLRELHQRGGDERGEAASIGLSQPETLEYVRLVHQKLRDVLAAETEQSLAGPSGIARRKCCRAELHLYNLRHIQHHTGAMYAYLRRVDPALADNQSLPWISTGWR, encoded by the coding sequence ATGCTGGAACTTTACAAGCAAACCGTCCTCGGCCAGTTCGAAGCGGCGCTGGCGATGTTGAAGCAGTGCATCGCGGCCTGTCCGAGCGAGCATTGGGAAAGCAAAATTGCCAACAACACGTTTCGCTACGTGGCATATCACACATTGTTTTTCGCCGATTACTATTTATCTCCCGGCGAGCAGGCGTTTCAGCTTCGCGAATTGCACCAGCGCGGCGGGGACGAACGCGGCGAAGCTGCCAGCATCGGTCTGTCTCAACCAGAAACGTTGGAATACGTGCGGCTTGTCCACCAAAAACTGCGCGATGTGCTGGCCGCTGAAACGGAGCAATCGCTGGCCGGCCCCTCCGGCATTGCCCGGCGCAAATGTTGCCGCGCCGAGCTGCACCTTTACAACTTGCGACACATACAACATCACACCGGCGCAATGTACGCCTATTTGCGGCGTGTCGATCCCGCCTTGGCTGACAATCAATCGCTCCCCTGGATCAGCACCGGCTGGCGATGA
- a CDS encoding DUF1080 domain-containing protein: MQRRVTTVCLGTLGLLLIACGQAAAQSGQKRALFDGVTLDGWIQEPLHATTLAASDFKDFPGLVKALTDPSNKLSTFVCEQLDDSVKSAIVSYSGSEDAAATKTLKSNLAKALNKIMAGPSLYDAAHAQAVTLRSETEALHEKHPQGKEAARLNRVILEDAYPNLIAISPAAAWIVKDGAMASTGAGRGVIYTKDDFTKYRLMFTMRHVSGQPDHQPCFLIFCTRPAEGEKPLDALGGIQFQTPKGSHWDYRPGKNKSGEGFTQVTKPDFNAKEWHRVEILVDATKGTARMAVAQPPTAKAVEVLDYDVPDAGRTGPIAFQMHNGGIFDEYKDVEIEIDPAVDELISTK, from the coding sequence ATGCAGCGCCGTGTAACAACCGTTTGCCTGGGAACGTTGGGATTGCTGTTGATTGCGTGTGGCCAGGCAGCAGCCCAATCGGGACAAAAACGCGCGCTGTTCGATGGGGTTACGCTAGATGGCTGGATTCAGGAACCGCTGCATGCCACGACGCTGGCGGCCAGCGATTTCAAAGATTTCCCCGGCCTGGTGAAAGCGCTGACCGATCCATCGAACAAGCTGTCCACATTTGTCTGCGAGCAATTGGATGACAGCGTGAAATCGGCGATTGTCTCGTATTCTGGCAGCGAAGATGCCGCAGCCACGAAAACGCTGAAATCGAACCTGGCCAAAGCGCTGAACAAAATAATGGCCGGGCCGTCACTGTACGACGCAGCGCACGCCCAGGCCGTAACGCTGCGGTCGGAGACGGAGGCTTTGCACGAAAAACATCCCCAGGGAAAAGAAGCGGCGCGGCTGAATCGGGTGATTCTGGAAGACGCCTATCCAAATTTAATTGCCATCAGCCCGGCGGCCGCCTGGATTGTGAAAGACGGCGCCATGGCCAGCACCGGGGCCGGCCGGGGCGTCATTTACACTAAGGACGATTTCACCAAGTACCGGCTGATGTTTACCATGCGGCATGTATCCGGCCAGCCCGATCATCAGCCTTGCTTTTTGATTTTCTGTACTCGCCCCGCTGAAGGAGAAAAGCCGCTCGATGCACTGGGGGGCATTCAATTTCAAACTCCCAAAGGCAGCCACTGGGATTATCGGCCGGGCAAAAACAAAAGCGGCGAAGGCTTCACGCAGGTAACCAAGCCCGACTTCAATGCCAAAGAGTGGCACCGTGTGGAGATTTTGGTCGACGCCACCAAGGGGACGGCCCGCATGGCTGTGGCCCAACCGCCGACAGCCAAAGCCGTGGAAGTGCTCGATTACGACGTGCCCGATGCCGGCCGCACCGGGCCCATCGCTTTTCAAATGCACAACGGCGGTATTTTCGACGAGTACAAAGACGTGGAAATTGAAATCGACCCGGCCGTGGATGAGTTGATTTCGACGAAGTAA
- a CDS encoding PEP-CTERM sorting domain-containing protein, which produces MKISTTLFALSALLGFALISAGNVSASTVYYDTNGATAGTGSGATDWNSSNSQWTTDPTGSIATVAWPASGAGNLDGSDVVFSAGTNAPATYSINTAGSKILNSLTVDQGAITLTVLGGSAVTRTIGAGGITIQTEASATNPAGPLNFNSPSGAGSQSIILSASQIWTNNSSATTAVSFNANSGHAVMTVNGNATTGNTTTVTLAGTAAGAYNFAVAVGDGSGGGNLAISTSQTTNFTSIVSPFSGGLAITGATTLDNGGGLGHSNITISGGTLAGGTTGSGGSLTDNIASDLAELISLSGSGTLALTNLHFNLNATGTQTQAEYVLANADVGSPNVTGTAFASVNLPSGWSIDYDGTTANPGDIVLVAPVPEPASLLMAALGGLGIVTVGLRRRAGDICVNSRLIFCIRLIANC; this is translated from the coding sequence ATGAAGATCTCGACAACTTTGTTCGCCCTCAGCGCGCTGCTGGGGTTCGCCCTGATCTCGGCCGGTAACGTTTCGGCCAGCACCGTCTATTACGACACGAACGGCGCCACCGCCGGCACCGGAAGCGGCGCGACCGACTGGAACAGCAGCAACTCGCAGTGGACCACCGATCCCACCGGGTCCATCGCCACCGTGGCGTGGCCGGCCTCGGGCGCGGGTAACCTCGACGGCAGCGACGTGGTTTTCTCTGCTGGCACAAATGCGCCGGCTACTTACAGCATCAACACGGCCGGCAGCAAAATTCTCAATAGCCTCACGGTGGACCAGGGCGCAATCACGCTGACGGTGCTGGGCGGCAGTGCCGTCACGCGCACCATCGGAGCCGGCGGAATCACTATTCAGACCGAAGCCAGTGCAACCAATCCCGCTGGCCCGCTGAATTTCAATTCACCCTCGGGTGCCGGTAGCCAGAGCATCATTCTCTCGGCCAGCCAGATCTGGACGAACAATTCTTCCGCCACAACAGCCGTGAGTTTTAATGCCAATAGCGGCCACGCCGTGATGACAGTGAATGGCAATGCAACCACCGGCAACACCACGACGGTAACGTTGGCCGGAACGGCTGCTGGCGCTTACAACTTTGCGGTCGCGGTCGGTGACGGCTCCGGCGGGGGAAACCTGGCAATCTCGACCAGCCAAACCACCAACTTCACTAGCATCGTCAGTCCGTTTTCAGGCGGGCTCGCGATCACCGGCGCAACAACCCTGGACAATGGCGGCGGACTGGGACACTCGAACATTACCATCAGCGGCGGAACGCTGGCCGGCGGAACCACCGGCAGCGGCGGTTCGCTCACCGACAACATCGCAAGCGACTTGGCCGAGCTCATTTCCCTCAGCGGCAGTGGCACGCTCGCGCTGACCAATCTGCATTTCAATCTCAACGCAACCGGCACGCAGACCCAGGCGGAATACGTCCTGGCGAATGCCGATGTGGGCTCGCCCAACGTGACGGGCACCGCCTTTGCCAGCGTCAATTTGCCGAGCGGTTGGAGCATCGATTACGACGGAACCACGGCGAATCCGGGCGATATTGTGCTGGTCGCGCCGGTGCCCGAGCCCGCTTCGCTGTTGATGGCGGCCCTGGGCGGACTGGGAATCGTAACCGTTGGGTTACGCCGCCGCGCCGGAGATATTTGCGTTAATTCGCGGCTAATTTTCTGCATCCGGCTAATTGCTAATTGCTAG
- a CDS encoding glutamine--tRNA ligase/YqeY domain fusion protein has translation MPDEPRSLNFIEEIIEEHARTGRFGNRVQTRFPPEPNGYLHIGHAKSICLNFGLAIKYHGTCNLRFDDTNPTKEEEEYVESIEEDVRWLGFHVPPPLYASDYFEQIHAWAVQLIQAGYAYVCDLNADQIREYRGTLTTPGKNSPFRTRPVEENLDLFARMGKGEFPEGSRTLRAKVDMAHPNLNMRDPVMYRILYAKHHRTGDRWCIYPMYDWAHGQSDSIENVTHSICTLEFENHRPLYDWYLDRIIECNSNHAAAHVATHVATHVAASLRDASASLGETRQGVEAIIHPQQIEFARLNLTYTMMSKRRLLELVKDKHVAGWDDPRMPTICGLRRRGYTPESIRLFCDRIGVAKFNSTIDMAVLEGAVREDLNRRAPRRMGVLRPLKVVIDNYPADKIEMLEAVNNPEDPAAGKRQVPFSRTLYIEQDDFREEPPKKFFRLAPGAEVRLRYAYIIKCVSVTKDSSGAVTEVHCTYDPETKSGLPQSDRKVKGTIHWVSAAQAVTAPVRLYDHLFSQADPDDVPAGQNYLVNLNPNSLETLTEAKLEPSLVDAQPGNSFQFERTGYFIADRIDSQPGQPVFNRTVTLKDTWAKIEQKGGR, from the coding sequence ATGCCTGACGAACCCCGTTCGCTGAATTTCATCGAAGAAATTATTGAGGAGCACGCCCGCACCGGCCGCTTTGGCAATCGGGTGCAAACGCGGTTCCCGCCGGAGCCTAACGGTTACTTGCACATTGGCCACGCCAAAAGCATCTGCCTGAATTTCGGCCTGGCGATTAAATACCACGGCACGTGCAACCTGCGGTTCGACGACACCAACCCGACCAAGGAAGAGGAAGAGTACGTCGAATCGATTGAGGAAGACGTTCGCTGGCTCGGCTTCCACGTTCCGCCGCCGCTGTATGCCAGCGATTACTTCGAGCAAATTCACGCCTGGGCCGTGCAGCTCATCCAGGCCGGCTACGCCTACGTGTGCGATTTGAACGCCGACCAAATCCGCGAGTATCGCGGCACGCTTACCACGCCGGGCAAAAACAGTCCGTTCCGCACTCGGCCCGTCGAGGAAAATCTCGATCTGTTCGCGCGGATGGGCAAAGGGGAATTTCCCGAAGGCTCGCGCACCTTGCGAGCCAAGGTTGACATGGCCCATCCCAACTTGAACATGCGCGATCCGGTGATGTACCGCATTTTGTACGCTAAGCACCACCGCACCGGCGACCGCTGGTGCATTTATCCCATGTACGATTGGGCCCATGGTCAAAGCGATTCCATCGAAAACGTGACGCACAGCATTTGCACGCTGGAGTTCGAAAATCACCGCCCGCTGTACGATTGGTATTTGGATCGCATCATCGAATGCAACTCCAATCACGCAGCCGCTCACGTAGCCACTCACGTAGCCACTCACGTAGCCGCGTCTCTCCGAGACGCGAGTGCGAGTCTCGGAGAGACACGCCAGGGTGTGGAAGCAATCATCCATCCGCAACAAATCGAATTTGCCCGGCTCAACCTCACGTACACCATGATGAGCAAGCGCCGCCTGCTGGAGCTGGTGAAAGATAAGCACGTTGCCGGCTGGGACGATCCGCGCATGCCCACCATTTGCGGTCTGCGCCGCCGCGGTTACACGCCCGAGTCGATCCGCCTGTTTTGCGACCGCATTGGCGTGGCCAAATTCAACAGCACTATCGACATGGCGGTGTTGGAAGGGGCGGTGCGGGAAGATTTGAATCGCCGTGCCCCGCGCCGCATGGGAGTGCTGCGGCCACTAAAAGTCGTTATCGACAATTACCCGGCCGACAAAATCGAAATGCTGGAAGCGGTAAACAACCCGGAAGACCCGGCGGCCGGCAAACGGCAAGTCCCGTTCTCTCGAACGCTGTACATTGAGCAGGACGATTTCCGCGAGGAGCCGCCGAAAAAATTCTTCCGCCTGGCGCCCGGGGCGGAAGTGCGGCTGCGCTATGCGTACATTATCAAGTGCGTCAGCGTCACGAAAGATTCCAGCGGCGCCGTCACCGAAGTGCACTGCACGTACGATCCGGAAACCAAAAGCGGCTTGCCGCAATCGGACCGCAAAGTGAAGGGCACCATTCACTGGGTTTCCGCCGCGCAGGCCGTGACCGCGCCCGTGCGGTTGTACGATCATCTGTTTTCCCAGGCCGATCCAGACGATGTGCCCGCCGGGCAAAATTACCTGGTGAATCTCAATCCGAATTCATTGGAAACGCTGACCGAGGCCAAGCTGGAACCGAGCTTGGTCGATGCCCAACCCGGCAACAGCTTCCAATTCGAACGCACCGGCTACTTCATTGCCGACCGCATCGATTCCCAGCCCGGCCAGCCTGTGTTCAATCGCACGGTGACTTTGAAAGACACCTGGGCGAAGATCGAGCAAAAGGGCGGCCGGTAG
- a CDS encoding VOC family protein translates to MKAASYIPKDCHAVTPYLVVPNASRFIEFAQQAFGGTVSEKITRPDGGVLHAQVRIADSLLMIGEPPPGQKTWQVVLYLYVPDCDATYRQAVAAGGESQTEPTDMFYGDRSACVKDPAGNMWWIATHKEELTTEEIQQRAAKMFSEKPK, encoded by the coding sequence ATGAAAGCCGCGAGTTACATTCCCAAAGATTGCCATGCCGTGACGCCGTATTTGGTGGTGCCCAATGCGAGCCGTTTCATCGAGTTTGCCCAGCAGGCGTTTGGCGGCACGGTAAGTGAAAAAATTACTCGGCCCGATGGGGGCGTGTTGCACGCCCAGGTGCGAATTGCCGATTCGCTGTTGATGATTGGCGAGCCGCCGCCGGGCCAGAAAACATGGCAAGTGGTGCTGTATTTATATGTGCCCGACTGTGATGCCACGTACCGGCAGGCGGTGGCGGCCGGCGGGGAATCGCAAACCGAGCCGACCGACATGTTCTACGGCGACCGCAGCGCCTGCGTGAAAGACCCGGCCGGCAACATGTGGTGGATTGCCACGCACAAGGAAGAGTTAACCACTGAAGAAATCCAACAGCGAGCGGCAAAGATGTTTAGTGAGAAGCCGAAGTGA